Part of the Bacillus sp. (in: firmicutes) genome, ACTATTTCGATGAAGAAACAGACCTATACTATTTGATGGCGCGTTATTATGATGCCAATATCGGTCGTTTCCTCACACGAGATTCGTTTCATGGGTTTGAGGATGATCCGCAATCTTTAAACTTATATTCTTATACAAAGAATAATCCAGTAATATACGTTGATCATGATGGGCATAATCCATTGCTGATAGCCGCGGCTAGAATGATAATAAGATATGCGGCCCCTCAATTAAAAAAATGGGGCTTAAAAGCAGCAACAAAAATAGCCACTTATGCAAAACGTGTATTAAATAAATTTACAAAAGAGTTTGATATTAGAGTTAATCCTCATTCAGACCAGATTGTATTAGTTTTAAAAAAGCAACGAAAAAAAGGAGAAGATGCCCGAATATTTTCCTTAGACTATCATCATTTACCAGCCATTAAAAATAAAAAAGGGCTACCACAACCTGGTAGGATTTTTCATTATCATATAGCTCCAAACCCTAAAATACATTATGTTTTTGGATGGTCTGTAAAAAGAGGATATTATGTTCCTAAACATCCTCTCTACAGATTAGTTTAATAAAAAGGGGAGAATTTTTGAATTATGTATACCTTAAATGTTCAAAATTATAAAATCTGTAACGGCTGCAAACAAAAAAAAATAATGGATATTGTCCAATTACAAAATAAAACGAAGTGTCCAATCCAAACACACTTTCGTTATACTATAGAAGAGGGAATAAAAAATAGATTTTATATTAGCCAAACTTCAGAAAATATAAGCTTTTTATCTCAATTCTTATTAGATTTGAATCAATTTCCAATATATATATTGATTCAAATGAATGACTTTTCTATAAGTGAAGGGTTGGGAGAAAAGCTTTTAAATTGGCTATATCTAAGAAACAGTCAAATTCATTTTTTTGATTATAACGGAATAATAATGAGCGAACCTAATTCTGTAGTAAATGGGTATTGCCTGATCAAAATAACAAGCTTAAATAGTACCGATGCATCTGATTTAATTGATTTTCTTTTCCCATTCTTCACAAGTAACGAATTTGTGAGCTTTTGGTTAGGAGAACTCCCTTGTTTTATAGTTTATAATAATCACATTTTTCTAGATGTTCAAAATGCAGTAATTATAGTTGGTTATGATGGTGATGGTATAGATTTTTTAGATAAAAAAAATCAATGGAATTACGAAAAATTTTGTAGAACCTTAAGTGATGTTTTTATAATTAAAAACTATAATGAGGTAACATTTGATACAAAATATTGTAGTATAAATAGATATTAAATTTTGCAACATCGATCCGAAATCATTAAACCAATATGCGTATACCCATGGAAACCCAGTCCGTTATATAGACCCCGAAGGAAACTGGGTATGGCTCGTATTTAATGCAGCCATGGCCACATATGACGGATACCAAGCCTATAAAAAGGCAAAAGCACAAGGGAAGCGTGGATACAAATTAGCACTAGCAGTCGCATGGGCTGTGGCGGGGAATTATATTAAAGTAGGGAAAGTTTAAAAATATTTAAACTTAGTTAATGGTAGCGTTTTAAAGAAAGCCTCTAAAGTGGCTTTTCAGGCGGCTAGAAATGTTGGTAAATTTTCTGTTTCTAATAAGCACTTGGCAAACGCTGGTGGTAGATATAGAAAATTTAATACAACAAGTCAAAGAGAGGTTAGAAGGATAATTTACGCTGCTCTAAGATCAAGAAATGCTCAGTTTTTACCTAATAACCAACCTAACTCCTATGTGGTAATAACAAATCTAGGTCGAAAAATAGGCACTAAAGGCGAAACAAGAGTTAAAGTTGTTGTAGGAGGTAACGGTAAAATATGGACAGCGTATCCAATCAAATAGAACTAAAATTTATCTTCGATATAGATTCAAATAAAAAAATAGAAAAAGAATTAATTGCAAGTTGTGACTACAAATTAATCGTGGATATAGAAGGGAGATTGGATATTTATGTAAACGACAAGTTGTTTTTTTCTGATCAGTATATATTGTTGTTAGAATTAGGTATAAGCTTGACTAAATGGATTCAAAAAATTAAATTAGATAAAACAGAAGACTTTAAATATGTAACAATGGATTATAATGATGGACCTATTTTAGAATTTATTAAATGTTCTAATAACAGATGGCGTATTTATTCACAATGGCAAGAATTTGAATGTCACATGGAAATCCCTGAATATACATTAGTACAGGTTGTAGAACATTTTTTAATTGATTTACAGGAACGGTTGTTAAATACGTATCAAATTAATCTCAAGGATTATGTAAACAACTAAATTTACAAGTCTTTAATGAGTCAGAGAAGAGTTCTCTGGCTCATTTTCGTTTAAAACAGTATTGATTCGCTTGGGTTAACCAACAAGGCATTAGTAGAGCGTATTTTATGGGCATGAAAATGATCCAAAATCATTAAACCAATATGCGTATGCCCATGGAAACCCCGTCCGTTATATGGACCCAGAAGGGAATTGGGTATGGCTCGTATTTAATGCTGCCATGGCCACATATGACGGATACCAAGCCTATAAAAAGGCAAAAGCACAAGGGAAGCGTGGATACAAATTAGCACTAGCAGTCGCATGGGCTGTGGCGGGGAATTATATTAAAGTAGGGAAAGTTTATAAGTATTTAAGAATTGCTAAGGGTACGGGTAAAGTTACAAAAGGTGGATTGAACTTTACTAAAACTACTGCAAAGCATATGGATAATCCAGACAGAAGAGTTCCAATACAAATCCTACAACAAGCGATAAAGGGTAAAGGTTATAAAGACCCTAGAGGTTCAAATGCACGAATGTACTATACTATAATGTATAGAAATGGTAAGAAGTACAACTTAGAAGTTCTATATGATAAGAAAACAAATACAATCTTGCATTTTGAGTATGCTAGGAAAGCAATGGGGCCATTAAAGGCTATTCCTAAATAAAGGAGGGAAAATGCTTGGATATTGATTATTCAAAGAAGTTATATCAATTGATACAGGATTACTTAAATAAACAAATTGATACTGAGACTTTTTCAAATGATTTTACTGTAATTTATAATTTACATGTAGACTATGATAGTTTAAGTACTAAGGAACTTAAATTATTTGGTGAGTTATCAGAAATAACTAGTCGATTTTCACCTTTTGAAGAAGACCTTAAAAAATATAATTGTTACTTTAATGCAAATGATGTTGAAAAAAAAGCAAAAGAAGTTCTCAAAGAATTAAGTAAAAATTGAACCATAACTTTATATTGTTACAAAAAGCCTTAGGAGATAAATTCTCTTTAAGGCTTTTTACATAGACGTAATGCCGAATAAACCGCTTGTGTTACAACCTAAACATATAACCCACGACCCCCTTGCATGATAATTTTTTGAGTTATCTTGTACGCACAGGATGAGTTTGAAAAAGATGTCCAATTTTATAATTTTCATCAACAATAAACAGCAAATGGCTACTAAGACGTATAGGATATTAGTAACTATTATAATGTATTTATTAGGAAACTAATAATTAAAGCAGAAGGGAAAAGAGGATACAAACTATGGTCTGCTGTTGCCTGGGCGGTTGCTGGTAATTATATAAAAGTTGGTAAAATAAGCAAATATTTAAAACTTGCCAGAACTTCGAAAAAAGTTAGAATGACTACTGCTCAAGCAACTGCTTTAGCATATAGTTTGGGATATAAAAAGACAAGTTATAAATCTCATGGTCAACCAGTGTTTAAAAAGGGTAATAGGTATATCACTCCTGATGTTGACTCTCATAGTGGTGGTGTATGGAAAATGGCAACATCAGTAAAGAATTTAGGAAGTAAAAAAACAAGACTTGGAACATATGATGCTAGCTTAAAAAGGATTGGTGATTAAGTGTATTATTGGAGAGTAACCAAATACAATCCTCTATATCGTAGTGAAAAAGATGTTTATCTTAAAGATGAATGGACATCTTTTTCAGATGTTGATGGAATCAATTTAACTATGGATGAATATTTATTGACAGAAAATGCTTATGTGAATGCAGTTTTTTATTTCATGAGTGATATGGGT contains:
- a CDS encoding RHS repeat-associated core domain-containing protein — encoded protein: YFDEETDLYYLMARYYDANIGRFLTRDSFHGFEDDPQSLNLYSYTKNNPVIYVDHDGHNPLLIAAARMIIRYAAPQLKKWGLKAATKIATYAKRVLNKFTKEFDIRVNPHSDQIVLVLKKQRKKGEDARIFSLDYHHLPAIKNKKGLPQPGRIFHYHIAPNPKIHYVFGWSVKRGYYVPKHPLYRLV